From the genome of Mixophyes fleayi isolate aMixFle1 chromosome 2, aMixFle1.hap1, whole genome shotgun sequence, one region includes:
- the LOC142140000 gene encoding olfactory receptor 6K3-like: MFNVSTRLVLLGLLQMEEFKHLYCALSIFIYLFIMLFSVIIIFLVLMEQSLHEPMYILISILVLNGILGSSTFFPKLILDLITSSKTISHSSCITQALCLTIFVFFDMSTFTIMAYDRYLAVCHPLHYVTLMTNKKVINLISGSCVISFIAALICILLTWTLPLCGDKITNVFCDNMSLVILSCVDASLSKNVSAAVVSIYLFVTVSVTVFTYLRIFVVCLRVSKESRQKAIHTLVTHLLNFSVFLLGLLFVIIRYRLGSNNLPIMVHVLLPVTGLVVPPFFNPLIYGIRTHALKIKVIYHLQKIKMALNLIKM, from the coding sequence ATGTTCAATGTCAGCACCAGATTGGTTCTCCTGGGACTTCTACAGATGGAAGAATTTAAAcatttatactgtgccctttctatctttatttatttatttattatgctttttagtgttattattatatttttggttTTGATGGAGCAAAGTCTACATGAACCTATGTACATTCTCATAAGTATACTTGTCCTCAATGGAATTTTGGGGAGTTCCACATTTTTCCCAAAGCTGATACTTGACCTGATCACCTCATCTAAGACCATCTCTCATTCCAGTTGTATCACTCAGGCTCTGTGTCTTACAATCTTTGTCTTTTTTGATATGAGCACTTTTACCATCATGGCCTATGACCGGTATCTGGCCGTCTGTCACCCTTTGCACTATGTCACCTTAATGACAAACAAGAAGGTTATAAATCTCATCAGTGGATCTTGTGTAATATCCTTCATTGCTGCCCTCATATGTATTCTGCTAACTTGGACACTTCCTCTTTGTGGGGATAAAATAACCAATGTTTTTTGTGATAATATGTCCCTCGTTATTCTGTCCTGTGTGGACGCTTCTCTCAGTAAGAATGTTTCAGCTGCTGTAGTTTCCATCTACTTATTTGTCACCGTTTCAGTCACTGTTTTTACCTATTTGAGGATATTTGTTGTCTGCCTGAGGGTCTCAAAAGAGTCACGTCAGAAAGCCATCCACACCTTGGTGACCCATTTACTCaacttttctgtatttttattagGATTGTTATTTGTTATAATCAGATACAGACTGGGTAGTAATAACCTCCCTATTATGGTTCATGTTCTCTTGCCGGTTACTGGCTTAGTTGTTCCACCATTCTTTAACCCCCTGATATACGGGATCCGGACACATGCCCTGAAAATAAAAGTCATTTATCATTTGCAGAAAATAAAGATGGCCCTAAATTTGATTAAAATGTAG